In a genomic window of Quercus lobata isolate SW786 chromosome 4, ValleyOak3.0 Primary Assembly, whole genome shotgun sequence:
- the LOC115984509 gene encoding putative disease resistance protein RGA4 produces the protein MAEGVLFEVAKGMIEKASNLAIQEIGLLWGLKDEIERLKDTILTISAVLLDAEEQQQHNNQVKVWLKRLKDAIYDADNLLDDISTEALRREVMTRNKKAKEVRIFFSKSNQLAYGFKMGHKVKAMRDRLDGIKKDREFHLEEHPVETQVRGYRMRETHSFVPTEKVIGRDNDKKDIIRILLDPNVKESVLVLPIVGLGGLGKTTLAQLVFNDEKIRNHFEQKLWVCVSDDFEVKVIVKKILECAKNMKQENLEMNPLINDLKKEIDGKRYLLVLDDVWNEDPHKWLSLKDLLMGGARDSRIIVTTRSNKVAKITQTVPPYVLKGLDEKESWFLFKQMAFENGQDAEKPIFKEVGNEILEKCRGVPLAIRTIGSLLYFKNTEKEWMSFNNNELSQVAQKEDDILPTLKLSYDHLPSYLKQCFAYCCLFPKDFRIHKPTLIKMWMAQGFIRSSNQNQCLEDIGHDYFMELLWRSFFQEVEEDMWGNISRFKVHDLMHDLAKSVAANDSATFYSKEEDIHQKTLHVSFDRMFLSSLEIPISLYKASRIRTFHLPTQSYYQETKLGKSTCNAIISSLKFIRLLDLNTTGIETIPSSIGKLKHLRYLDVSYNPIKMLPSSITRLYNLQTLRLFGCKIKELPRGMSKLVNLTYIDGELNLTHMPCGLGQLTKLQTFSLSVMSRKSRRHKLRGTLEIVRLIRGKEDASESEDSNMKVRVHLQDLKFSWIKENDVDASNVGYDEESLEALLPHGRPSNLQELDLIRYGGVKFPSAISSLSNLVNLSLLACNKCQHLPPLDHFHSLKTLSLWQMNDLEYISERENNGEFSDSSFLPSLEQLTIRICPNLKGWWQRQRDSVEEFHDHSLPSFPHLSDLQIWKCPKLISLPLFPYLEKLELYKCSLKPLEQTLRMEVINTATPKNLTSIAATSTSSSSTLAASSSIPLSKLKSMEIRDMEETLPKELMCNLISLQDLKIYNCCGPLPLSRHLTALQNLTVWGSEEVDLTNDGDEMEWHGLQSLRSLEFHNLATLPVGIQHLTSLQSLEIARCPSLSAIPEWIRNLTSLQTLRIWRCPILSKRCEREAGEDWSKIEHIPDLRIDR, from the coding sequence ATGGCCGAAGGAGTTCTTTTCGAAGTTGCTAAGGGAATGATTGAGAAAGCCAGCAACCTTGCAATCCAGGAGATTGGACTACTATGGGGTCTCAAAGACGAGATTGAAAGGCTCAAAGACACAATTTTGACAATCAGTGCTGTGCTTCTGGATGCTGAGGAGCAGCAGCAGCACAACAATCAAGTCAAAGTGTGGTTGAAAAGGCTGAAGGATGCCATTTATGATGCAGACAACTTGTTGGATGACATCTCCACTGAAGCTTTACGACGGGAGGTAATGACACGAAATAAGAAGGCAAAAGAGGTACgcattttcttttccaaatcgAACCAGCTTGCATATGGTTTTAAAATGGGTCATAAGGTTAAGGCAATGAGGGATAGGCTAGATGGCATAAAAAAGGATAGGGAGTTCCACTTAGAGGAACATCCTGTAGAGACACAAGTGAGGGGTTATAGGATGAGAGAAACTCATTCTTTTGTACCTACTGAAAAAGTCATTGGGAGAGACAATGATAAGAAAGATATTATAAGAATTCTTTTGGATCCCAATGTTAAGGAGAGTGTTTTGGTCCTTCCGATAGTAGGACTTGGAGGACTAGGAAAGACTACCTTAGCTCAACTTGTATTCAATGATGAAAAAATCCGAAATCATTTTGAGCAAAAGCTTTGGGTGTGTGTCTCTGATGACTTTGAAGTAAaagtaattgttaaaaaaattttagagtgcgcaaaaaatatgaaacaagaaaatcttgaaatgaacccattGATTAATGATCTTAAGAAAGAAATTGATGGAAAGAGATACCTACTTGTGTTGGATGATGTATGGAATGAGGATCCTCATAAATGGCTTAGCCTAAAAGATCTTTTAATGGGCGGAGCAAGAGATAGTAGAATAATAGTGACAACACGCAGTAATAAAGTTGCAAAGATTACACAAACGGTTCCACCATACGTGTTAAagggtttagatgaaaaagagtcttggtttttatttaaacaaatggCATTTGAAAATGGACAAGATGCAGAGAAACCAATCTTTAAGGAAGTTGGAAATGAAATCCTTGAAAAATGTAGAGGAGTCCCTCTTGCCATAAGGACTATAGgaagtttattatattttaaaaacacagaaaaagaaTGGAtgtcttttaataataatgaactTTCACAAGTGGCTCAAAAAGAAGATGATATCCTACCAACACTTAAATTGAGTTATGATCATCTTCCGTCGTATTTGAAGCAATGCTTTGCTTATTGTTGTTTATTTCCGAAGGATTTTCGAATTCATAAACCAACATTGATTAAAATGTGGATGGCACAAGGGTTCATTAGGTcttcaaatcaaaaccaatGCCTAGAAGATATTGGTCATGACTATTTTATGGAATTACTTTGGAGATCATTTTTTCAGGAAGTTGAAGAAGATATGTGGGGAAATATATCACGATTCAAAGTACATGACCTTATGCATGACCTTGCGAAATCAGTAGCAGCAAATGATAGCGCCACTTTTTATTCAAAAGAGGAAGATATTCATCAGAAAACTCTCCACGTGTCATTTGATAGAATGTTTCTCTCATCATTGGAAATTCCAATCTCATTGTATAAAGCAAGTAGGATAAGAACATTTCATTTGCCAACTCAATCATACTatcaagaaacaaaattggGTAAGTCAACTTGTAATGCAATTATTTCAAGTTTGAAGTTCATACGCTTGTTGGATCTAAATACAACGGGGATTGAAACAATTCCAAGTTCTATCGGGAAGTTGAAGCATTTAAGGTATCTCGATGTATCTTATAATCCCATCAAGATGCTTCCTAGTTCCATCACAAGATTATATAATTTGCAAACATTGAGACTCTTTGGATGTAAAATTAAAGAATTGCCTAGAGGTATGAGCAAATTAGTCAACCTCACATATATTGATGGGGAATTGAATTTGACTCACATGCCATGTGGACTGGGACAATTAACTAAGCTTCAAACATTTTCACTATCTGTGATGAGTCGGAAGAGTAGGCGCCACAAGTTGAGAGGAACACTAGAGATTGTGCGATTGATACGTGGGAAAGAAGATGCATCAGAATCTGAGGATTCAAATATGAAAGTGAGAGTACATCTTCAAGACTTGAAGTTTTCATGGATAAAAGAAAATGACGTGGATGCGTCCAACGTTGGGTATGATGAAGAGTCACTTGAAGCCTTGCTCCCACATGGCCGACCTTCAAATCTTCAAGAATTGGATTTAATTAGATACGGGGGAGTGAAATTTCCAAGTGCGATTTCTTCGCTTTCAAATCTCGTAAATTTGTCCTTACTTGCCTGTAACAAATGCCAACATCTTCCACCGTTGGATCACTTTCATTctctcaaaactctctctctttggcAAATGAATGATTTGGAGTACATatcagagagagaaaacaaCGGGGAGTTCTCTGATTCTTCATTCCTCCCATCTCTAGAGCAACTCACAATTAGAATTTGCCCTAATCTAAAAGGATGGTGGCAACGACAGAGGGATTCTGTTGAGGAGTTCCATGATCATTCACTGCCTTCATTTCCTCATCTTTCCGACTTACAAATTTGGAAATGCCCTAAGCTGATATCCTTACCTCTCTTTCCATATCTCGAAAAGCTAGAGCTGTATAAATGTAGCTTGAAGCCATTGGAGCAAACACTGAGAATGGAGGTGATAAACACGGCAACCCCAAAGAACCTAACATCAATAGCAGCAACATcaacctcttcttcttctacacTTGCCGCTTCCTCGTCTATCCCTCTCTCCAAATTGAAGTCCATGGAAATTAGGGATATGGAGGAAACTCTGCCCAAGGAGTTGATGTGCAACCTCATTTCTCTCCAAgatttaaagatatataattgttgtggtcctctccctctctctcgaCATCTCACTGCCCTTCAGAATTTGACAGTTTGGGGTTCTGAAGAGGTTGATTTAACAAACGATGGAGATGAGATGGAATGGCATGGCCTTCAGAGCCTTCGCAGCCTAGAGTTCCACAATTTGGCAACTCTACCGGTGGGGATTCAACATCTCACCTCTTTGCAAAGCCTCGAGATTGCCCGTTGTCCAAGTTTGTCGGCTATACCGGAGTGGATCCGTAACCTTACCTCTTTGCAGACACTGCGAATTTGGAGATGTCCCATCTTATCGAAAAGATGCGAAAGGGAAGCGGGTGAAGATTGGAGCAAGATTGAGCACATCCCAGACTTACGTATAGACAGGTAG